The Spirosoma oryzicola genome has a window encoding:
- a CDS encoding replication initiation protein translates to MAKNATQNKLVQTKKDSDYRYTIRLKAGKFGLLEAISKFDLHEFRLFGTMLTMIQPTDSEFSSTIINVGDVVKLFALSRGARNYDDIRTAALRLQKKFLEVYEEIDGIPYKTTVPLLDQSSEPLNARDRNHIRVKFHAKLKPYLLELKREYLTADLRNVVGIQSIYTIQMYAVLKNQFNLGNKEPKYSLERLRDILSISPELYVKYGSFKQQIIMRAVRDINTYTDLEVKELVETKQKRQITSVTFVLEGKTVVRWQTLPKAEPGQVELEFTPVEVIDQPNEQESVDAQVEEKAVNGLVDELYELVERFEISRRTVEEWVEGLPEQQIRLGIDHVLTELKNGVKIKKSIASYIVAMVHSTKLSDDVQAKEKQKAERTAHQQRSQQQQLVFEQNAAAKATLLDQYENERRVELISAFRKSADLYRRYLEHLRGNQEKPGLGMSLSSVVASQLTTAMSGQNSKDAFMAAITNAGYGLLYSDLIHWYEQQSPKALAQIREKYAVVAQSLGVQLH, encoded by the coding sequence ATGGCCAAGAACGCTACGCAGAACAAGCTTGTCCAAACAAAGAAAGACTCGGATTATCGGTACACTATTCGCTTAAAAGCTGGCAAGTTTGGCTTACTCGAAGCAATCTCTAAGTTCGATCTGCATGAGTTTCGACTCTTTGGTACGATGCTCACGATGATTCAGCCGACCGATAGTGAGTTTAGTTCGACGATTATTAATGTTGGCGATGTTGTCAAGCTGTTTGCTTTGAGTCGTGGCGCGCGCAATTATGACGATATACGCACCGCAGCGCTGCGATTACAAAAGAAATTTCTGGAGGTTTACGAAGAGATTGACGGTATTCCATACAAGACAACCGTACCCCTACTCGACCAATCCAGTGAACCGCTTAATGCCCGTGATCGAAATCACATTCGCGTTAAATTCCACGCCAAGCTCAAACCATATCTACTTGAGTTGAAGCGTGAGTACCTGACTGCCGATCTGCGCAATGTAGTCGGCATACAGAGCATCTATACAATTCAAATGTACGCTGTTCTAAAAAACCAATTCAATCTGGGCAATAAAGAACCGAAGTACAGTCTGGAGCGATTGCGTGATATTCTTAGCATAAGTCCCGAACTATATGTTAAGTACGGTAGCTTTAAGCAGCAGATCATCATGCGGGCCGTGCGCGATATTAATACCTACACGGATCTGGAGGTAAAGGAACTGGTCGAGACAAAACAGAAGCGACAGATTACGTCCGTGACGTTTGTGCTGGAAGGTAAAACCGTTGTTCGCTGGCAGACTTTACCCAAGGCAGAACCCGGACAGGTTGAACTTGAGTTTACACCCGTCGAAGTAATTGACCAGCCGAACGAGCAGGAGTCTGTCGATGCGCAGGTGGAAGAAAAAGCCGTTAATGGACTCGTAGACGAATTATACGAATTGGTAGAACGCTTTGAGATTTCACGACGAACCGTTGAAGAGTGGGTGGAAGGGTTGCCCGAACAGCAAATCCGACTGGGCATCGACCATGTGCTCACCGAACTAAAAAACGGTGTGAAAATCAAAAAGAGTATTGCGTCTTACATTGTGGCGATGGTCCATTCGACGAAGCTTAGCGATGACGTGCAGGCCAAAGAAAAACAGAAAGCGGAACGAACGGCCCATCAGCAGCGTAGCCAGCAACAGCAGCTGGTTTTTGAGCAAAATGCAGCGGCTAAGGCTACGTTACTCGACCAGTACGAAAATGAGCGACGGGTTGAGCTGATTTCAGCTTTTCGGAAATCAGCCGATTTATATCGTCGCTATCTTGAACATTTAAGAGGAAATCAGGAAAAACCTGGGTTGGGAATGAGCCTGAGTTCGGTTGTCGCCAGTCAGTTGACAACAGCCATGAGTGGTCAGAATTCGAAAGACGCATTTATGGCGGCCATTACAAATGCCGGTTACGGCTTGCTATACTCTGACTTGATTCATTGGTACGAGCAGCAATCGCCGAAGGCGTTGGCCCAAATCCGGGAAAAATACGCTGTAGTGGCTCAAAGTCTGGGCGTCCAGTTGCATTGA
- a CDS encoding ParA family protein: MSYPITLAVTNNKGGTGKTTTSLNLGAALARRGFKVLLIDLDSQCNLGLAAGCRQAPHHIGQLLLGEATWEQTLVKGETVDLLPSSRTLLSYEHQLNMEPDSGYLLREQLEGRSYDYVVIDCPPSLGALTFGALGAASWFVVPMQGENFAYVGLDEILQCVAKVRRRLNPDIQLAGILMNKFDLRTKFGQTVYGKLTSNNTIRLFKHSIRQDVSLMECTAFGQSVFDYAPSSRGAQDFDGVCEEFLQLTTATATRS; the protein is encoded by the coding sequence ATGTCTTATCCCATCACCTTAGCGGTCACTAACAACAAAGGTGGCACTGGTAAAACTACTACCTCACTTAATTTAGGCGCTGCTCTGGCCCGGCGTGGTTTTAAGGTATTGCTGATCGATCTTGACTCCCAATGCAATCTTGGCTTAGCGGCTGGTTGCAGGCAAGCGCCCCATCACATTGGGCAATTGCTGCTGGGGGAAGCCACTTGGGAGCAAACGCTGGTAAAAGGCGAAACTGTTGACCTGTTGCCTTCCAGCCGGACGTTATTGAGCTATGAGCATCAGTTAAATATGGAGCCAGATAGCGGCTATCTGCTTCGTGAACAGTTAGAGGGACGTTCCTACGATTATGTTGTTATTGACTGCCCGCCAAGTTTGGGTGCACTTACTTTCGGAGCGTTAGGCGCTGCTAGCTGGTTTGTAGTACCCATGCAGGGAGAAAACTTTGCTTATGTGGGTCTGGACGAGATCCTACAGTGCGTAGCTAAGGTGCGTCGTCGGTTAAATCCTGACATTCAGTTGGCGGGTATCCTGATGAATAAGTTTGATTTGCGGACGAAGTTTGGGCAAACCGTATACGGAAAACTGACGAGTAACAATACTATCCGGTTGTTCAAACACTCGATTCGGCAGGATGTGTCGCTGATGGAATGCACCGCGTTTGGGCAGAGCGTTTTTGATTATGCGCCTAGCTCGCGGGGAGCCCAGGATTTTGATGGGGTCTGCGAAGAATTTTTACAATTAACCACCGCTACGGCTACTCGATCATGA